The Populus nigra chromosome 19, ddPopNigr1.1, whole genome shotgun sequence genome includes a window with the following:
- the LOC133679773 gene encoding mitotic checkpoint protein BUB3.1, translated as MTAVIPPQFSGRELSNPPTDGISNLRFSNHSDHLLVSSWDKTVRLYDAGTNVLRGEFMHGGAVLDCCFHDDSSGFSASADNTVRRLVFNYEKEDILGRHDAHVRCVEYSYAAGQVITGSWDKTLKCWDPRGASGQERTLIGTYLQPERVYSLSLVGNRLVVATAGRHVNVYDLRNMSQPEQRRESSLKYQTRCVRCYPNGTGYALSSVEGRVAMEFFDSSEASQAKKYAFKCHRKSEAGRDIVYPVNAIAFHPVYGTFATGGCDGFINIWDGNNKKRLYQYSKYPSSIAALSFSRDGSLLAVASSYTYEEGDKPHEPDAIFVRSVNEIEVKPKPKPYPNPPA; from the exons ATGACAGCTGTCATCCCGCCACAATTCTCCGGCCGCGAACTCTCGAATCCCCCAACCGACGGGATCTCGAACCTCCGATTCTCCAATCACAGCGACCACCTGCTCGTCTCCTCATGGGACAAG ACTGTGAGATTATACGACGCGGGTACTAATGTTTTGCGAGGAGAGTTTATGCACGGTGGTGCCGTGCTTGATTGCTGCTTCCACGACGATTCTTCCGGTTTCAGTGCCAGCGCCGACAACACCGTGCGACG GTTGGTTTTTAACTACGAAAAGGAGGATATTTTGGGAAGGCATGATGCGCATGTTCGTTGTGTCGAGTACTCTTATGCTGCAG GGCAAGTAATCACTGGTAGCTGGGACAAAACACTTAAGTGTTGGGATCCTAGAGGAGCTAGTGGGCAAGAGCGCACCCTCATCGGCACATATCTGCAACCTGAGCGTGTTTACTCTCTATCTCTTGTTGGAAATCGTTTAGTAGTAGCTACTGCAGGAAGACACGTCAATGTCTATGATCTGCGAAATATGTCTCAACCTGAGCAAAGGAGAGAATCATCTTTGAAATATCAAACTCGATGTGTGCGTTGTTACCCCAATGGCACAG GATATGCACTCAGTTCTGTTGAAGGGCGAGTAGCGATGGAGTTTTTTGATTCTTCAGAGGCCAGTCAGGCAAAAAA ATATGCATTCAAGTGTCATCGAAAGTCAGAGGCTGGAAGAGACATTGTCTATCCCGTAAATGCTATTGCTTTCCATCCTGT CTATGGTACATTTGCAACTGGAGGTTGTGATGGTTTCATCAACATATGGGATGGGAACAACAAAAAGAGACTGTATCAG TACTCAAAGTATCCATCAAGTATTGCAGCACTTTCATTTAGCAGAGATGGCAGTCTATTGGCTGTGGCATCAAGTTACACTTATGAAGAGGGAGATAAACC GCATGAGCCAGATGCTATCTTTGTACGAAGTGTGAATGAAATAGAAGTCaagccaaaaccaaaaccatacCCCAACCCCCCAGCATAA